A window from Solanum stenotomum isolate F172 chromosome 7, ASM1918654v1, whole genome shotgun sequence encodes these proteins:
- the LOC125870402 gene encoding protein SULFUR DEFICIENCY-INDUCED 2: MKNNNNGCTKKEPLECNYHIIHKLPPGDSPYVRAKYAQLVEKDAEAAIVLFWKAINAGDRVDSALKDMAVVMKQQDRAEEAIEAIKSFRDRCSKQAQESLDNVLIDLYKKCGKLEEQIELLKQKLRMIYQGEVFNGKPTKTARSHGRKFQVTIKQETSRILGNLGWAYMQQSNYAAAEVVYRKAQQIDPDVNKACNLCTCLQKQSRYSEARSVVEDVLQGKISGSDDPKSKNRVEELLKELEPFGSFGYTSPSPQLNLEDAFLDGLDQLINQYAPFRSRRLPIFEEISPCRDQLAC, from the exons atgaagAACAATAATAATGGATGCACAAAGAAGGAGCCATTAGAGtgtaattatcatattattcaTAAGCTTCCTCCTGGTGATAGTCCTTATGTTAGAGCCAAATATGCTCAG CTAGTAGAGAAAGATGCAGAGGCAGCTATAGTTCTGTTTTGGAAGGCGATTAATGCAGGAGATAGAGTGGATAGCGCGTTGAAAGACATGGCAGTCGTTATGAAACAACAAGATCGCGCTGAAGAGGCTATTGAAGCTATTAAGTCCTTTAGAGATCGATGCTCTAAACAAGCACAAGAATCATTAGACAATGTCCTCATCGATTTATACAAG AAATGCGGAAAATTAGAGGAGCAGATTGAACTGTTGAAGCAGAAGTTACGAATGATTTACCAAGGAGAAGTGTTCAATGGTAAACCTACAAAGACGGCTCGTTCCCATGGAAGGAAGTTTCAAGTTACTATCAAGCAAGAAACCTCAAGAATACTG GGTAATCTGGGCTGGGCATATATGCAACAATCCAACTATGCAGCTGCTGAAGTTGTTTATCGTAAGGCTCAACAAATCGATCCTGATGTCAATAAGGCGTGCAATCTATGCACATGTCTACAAAAACAATCGCGATATAGTGAAGCAAGATCAGTCGTTGAAGACGTTTTACAAGGTAAAATCTCTGGCTCAGATGATCCTAAATCAAAGAATCGCGTAGAGGAACTGTTGAAAGAATTGGAACCATTTGGTTCATTTGGATACACTTCTCCTTCACCTCAACTGAACTTAGAAGATGCATTTCTTGATGGTCTTGATCAGTTGATAAACCAGTATGCTCCGTTTCGATCGAGACGACTTCCcatttttgaagaaatttcaCCATGTAGAGATCAATTAGCTTGTTGA
- the LOC125870409 gene encoding putative vesicle-associated membrane protein 726 has product MGQQTLIYSFVARGTVILAEYTEFTGNFNIIASQCLQKLPASNNRFTYNCDGHTFNFLAENGFTYCVVATESAGRQLPIAFLERIKDDFSKKYGGGKATTAAPKSLSKEFGPKLKEHMKYCVDNPEEINKLAKVKAQVSEVKGVMMQNIEKVLDRGEKIELLVDKTENLRSQAQDFRQQGTKIRRKLWYENMKIKLIVLGIIIALILIIILSVCPGFKCMS; this is encoded by the exons ATGGGGCAACAAACGTTGATCTACAGTTTTGTTGCCCGGGGAACGGTGATTTTGGCTGAATATACTGAGTTCACAGGAAATTTCAATATCATTGCCTCGCAATGCCTCCAGAAATTACCTGCATCCAACAATAGGTTCACCTACAATTGTGATGGACACACTTTCAATTTTCTCGCGGAGAATGGATTTA CCTATTGTGTGGTTGCTACTGAATCAGCAGGCAGACAACTTCCCATTGCGTTTTTGGAACGTATTAAGGATGATTTTAGCAAGAAATATGGTGGAGGAAAAGCTACTACTGCTGCCCCTAAAAGTCTAAGCAAAGAATTTGG GCCAAAATTGAAAGAGCACATGAAATATTGTGTTGATAATCCTGAAGAAATTAACAAACTTGCTAAGGTGAAAGCTCAAGTTTCAGAAGTTAAGGGAGTGATGATGCAAAACATTGAAAAG GTTCTTGATCGTGGTGAGAAGATTGAACTTCTAGTTGATAAAACAGAAAATCTTCGATCACAG GCTCAAGATTTTAGGCAACAGGGAACCAAGATAAGAAGGAAGTTATGGTATGAAAATATGAAGATTAAACTAATTGTGTTAGGGATTATCATAGCTTTAATTCTCATTATCATTTTATCAGTTTGCCCTGGCTTTAAATGCATGTCTTGA
- the LOC125870401 gene encoding protein argonaute 18-like isoform X2 produces the protein MDRYQKVEKPRPEEPIKENEIRVTAQGLIRNYISYATTLLQDQRTNEIVLKAMGQAISKTVAIAEIIKKRIPGLHQDTSISSTTITDAYEPLEEGLQPLEMTRQVSLITITLSTAELNQSSPGYQAPSRFDQSGAENQQLQQGKQAYVPSDFNQDSYGIRGRGRGRGRGRGRGRGRGRGGYGNYYQDDGGYNNPGRGGRLADDGAFYNPSRGGGFADNDGYYNQGRGSGFADNGGYYNQGQGGGRGRGWGYRGTGYGRGRGGGWGGGRGYSRGRGRMGGRGGRGGGNQYRQEEFTVRA, from the exons atggatAGGTACCAGAAGGTGGAGAAACCAAGGCCAGAGGAACCCATTAAGGAGAATGAGATCAGAGTCACTGCACAAGGTCTTATTCGTAATTACATTAGCTATGCCACCACTCTTCTTCAG GACCAACGAACAAATGAAATTGTTTTGAAGGCAATGGGACAGGCTATCAGTAAAACAGTTGCCATTGCAGAGATTATAAAG AAGAGAATTCCTGGGTTGCATCAAGATACATCTATCAGCTCAACTACCATAACTGATGCATATGAGCCCCTTGAAGAGGGTCTACAACC CTTGGAGATGACTCGCCAGGTCTCGCTGATAACAATTACTTTGTCGACTGCTGAGTTGAATCAAAGCTCTCCCGG CTACCAAGCTCCGTCTCGTTTTGATCAGTCAGGAGCAGAGAATCAACAACTGCAGCAAGGAAAACAAGCCTATGTTCCTTCTGATTTTAATCAAG ATTCTTATGGTATCCGTGGTCGAGGCCGAGGTAGGGGCAGAGGCAGAGGGCGTGGAAGGGGACGCGGCAGGGGTGGTTATGGAAACTACTACCAAG ATGATGGTGGATACAATAACCCAGGTCGAGGTGGTAGATTAGCAGATGATGGTGCATTTTACAACCCAAGTCGAGGTGGCGGATTTGCAGATAATGATGGATATTATAATCAAGGTCGAGGCAGTGGGTTTGCAGATAATGGTGGATATTATAATCAAGGTCAAGGTGGTGGTCGAGGCAGAGGTTGGGGATACCGTG GCACGGGATACGGAAGGGGCAGAGGCGGAGGCTGGGGTGGTGGCAGAGGTTATAGTCGTGGACGAGGCCGGATGGGTGGTCGAGGAGGAAGGGGTGGTGGAAACCAGTATAGGCAAGAAGAGTTTACTGTCAGAGCTTGA
- the LOC125870401 gene encoding protein argonaute 18-like isoform X1 has translation MDRYQKVEKPRPEEPIKENEIRVTAQGLIRNYISYATTLLQDQRTNEIVLKAMGQAISKTVAIAEIIKKRIPGLHQDTSISSTTITDAYEPLEEGLQPLEMTRQVSLITITLSTAELNQSSPGYQAPSRFDQSGAENQQLQQGKQAYVPSDFNQDSYGIRGRGRGRGRGRGRGRGRGRGGYGNYYQADDGGYNNPGRGGRLADDGAFYNPSRGGGFADNDGYYNQGRGSGFADNGGYYNQGQGGGRGRGWGYRGTGYGRGRGGGWGGGRGYSRGRGRMGGRGGRGGGNQYRQEEFTVRA, from the exons atggatAGGTACCAGAAGGTGGAGAAACCAAGGCCAGAGGAACCCATTAAGGAGAATGAGATCAGAGTCACTGCACAAGGTCTTATTCGTAATTACATTAGCTATGCCACCACTCTTCTTCAG GACCAACGAACAAATGAAATTGTTTTGAAGGCAATGGGACAGGCTATCAGTAAAACAGTTGCCATTGCAGAGATTATAAAG AAGAGAATTCCTGGGTTGCATCAAGATACATCTATCAGCTCAACTACCATAACTGATGCATATGAGCCCCTTGAAGAGGGTCTACAACC CTTGGAGATGACTCGCCAGGTCTCGCTGATAACAATTACTTTGTCGACTGCTGAGTTGAATCAAAGCTCTCCCGG CTACCAAGCTCCGTCTCGTTTTGATCAGTCAGGAGCAGAGAATCAACAACTGCAGCAAGGAAAACAAGCCTATGTTCCTTCTGATTTTAATCAAG ATTCTTATGGTATCCGTGGTCGAGGCCGAGGTAGGGGCAGAGGCAGAGGGCGTGGAAGGGGACGCGGCAGGGGTGGTTATGGAAACTACTACCAAG CAGATGATGGTGGATACAATAACCCAGGTCGAGGTGGTAGATTAGCAGATGATGGTGCATTTTACAACCCAAGTCGAGGTGGCGGATTTGCAGATAATGATGGATATTATAATCAAGGTCGAGGCAGTGGGTTTGCAGATAATGGTGGATATTATAATCAAGGTCAAGGTGGTGGTCGAGGCAGAGGTTGGGGATACCGTG GCACGGGATACGGAAGGGGCAGAGGCGGAGGCTGGGGTGGTGGCAGAGGTTATAGTCGTGGACGAGGCCGGATGGGTGGTCGAGGAGGAAGGGGTGGTGGAAACCAGTATAGGCAAGAAGAGTTTACTGTCAGAGCTTGA